One genomic window of Halorubrum hochsteinianum includes the following:
- a CDS encoding TAXI family TRAP transporter solute-binding subunit, giving the protein MTDNSIDRRKFLYGTGVVGITGLAGCSGGGDGGDGGDGMDGGDGDDGGGDLSLRVGTSAGGTQDVGLAVERAVSQESDTLSYSTIESPGYIGTIRRMANNQFNAGITDNNSLSKALSETGAFSDQPVERIPQYGFYAFPYSIYVIARDGTGIETFDDLAGANVYPAEPGYSTRATTLDVWSQEPTADVFDQMNIQNQGVDSAPGAMEEGTIDATIAYGTPGVRYTGFVQEIASRVDVHYVEPTDALIESAESYDGAGTGTTSYEDWPIADADIGTDEVFHWNLEVNYTFNPEANPDAVYELCRVVDEHNDTVNEGEEQFNDFGSTEDMLGSARENIPVHRGAVQYYRDNDAWDDSLTEGDSA; this is encoded by the coding sequence ATGACAGATAATTCGATCGATCGGCGTAAGTTCCTGTACGGCACGGGGGTAGTGGGGATAACCGGACTCGCGGGCTGTAGCGGCGGCGGCGACGGCGGTGACGGCGGCGATGGAATGGACGGCGGAGACGGAGACGACGGCGGCGGCGATCTCTCGCTGCGCGTCGGGACGTCCGCGGGCGGGACTCAGGATGTCGGACTGGCCGTAGAGCGCGCGGTGAGTCAGGAGAGCGACACCCTGAGCTACTCGACCATCGAGAGCCCGGGGTACATCGGGACGATCCGCCGGATGGCGAACAACCAGTTCAACGCCGGGATCACCGACAACAACTCGCTGTCGAAGGCGCTCAGCGAGACCGGGGCGTTCTCCGACCAGCCGGTCGAGCGGATCCCGCAGTACGGGTTCTACGCGTTCCCGTACAGCATCTACGTCATCGCCCGCGACGGGACGGGAATCGAGACGTTCGACGACCTCGCCGGCGCGAACGTCTACCCCGCCGAGCCGGGGTACTCGACGCGGGCGACGACGCTCGACGTGTGGTCGCAGGAGCCGACCGCAGACGTGTTCGACCAGATGAACATCCAGAATCAGGGCGTCGACTCCGCGCCCGGCGCGATGGAGGAAGGCACCATCGACGCGACCATCGCGTACGGGACGCCGGGCGTGCGGTACACCGGGTTCGTTCAGGAGATCGCCTCCCGCGTCGACGTCCACTACGTCGAGCCGACAGACGCGCTCATCGAGTCCGCCGAGTCGTACGACGGCGCGGGGACCGGCACCACGAGCTACGAGGACTGGCCCATCGCCGACGCCGACATCGGCACCGACGAGGTGTTCCACTGGAACCTGGAGGTGAACTACACGTTCAACCCCGAGGCGAACCCGGACGCCGTCTACGAGCTGTGTCGGGTCGTCGACGAGCACAACGACACGGTCAACGAGGGCGAAGAGCAGTTCAACGACTTCGGGTCCACCGAGGATATGCTCGGGTCGGCGCGCGAGAACATCCCGGTCCACCGCGGCGCGGTACAGTACTACCGGGACAATGACGCGTGGGACGACAGCCTGACCGAGGGCGACAGCGCCTGA
- a CDS encoding universal stress protein has product MYRVLLPVSTDLGQALAAADAVASLPNAAEAVEAVILNVYEGFEASGEGGRVDSEDVWNEENYPETVDVVADRLAKAGVSTTRRREHGDPAEVIVEVAAEIDADNVTVSGRRRSPTGKVLFGSTAQSVVLAADCPVTVTLAD; this is encoded by the coding sequence ATGTACCGCGTCCTGTTACCTGTCAGCACGGATCTTGGCCAAGCGCTGGCCGCCGCGGACGCCGTCGCGTCGCTTCCGAACGCCGCCGAGGCGGTCGAGGCGGTGATCCTCAACGTCTACGAGGGGTTCGAGGCCAGCGGCGAGGGGGGCCGCGTCGACTCCGAGGACGTGTGGAACGAGGAGAACTATCCCGAGACCGTCGACGTCGTCGCGGACCGGCTCGCGAAGGCCGGCGTCTCGACCACCAGACGGCGGGAGCACGGCGACCCGGCCGAGGTGATAGTCGAGGTCGCCGCGGAGATCGACGCGGACAACGTCACCGTGAGCGGACGACGCCGAAGCCCCACCGGGAAGGTGCTGTTCGGGAGCACCGCTCAGTCGGTGGTGCTCGCGGCCGACTGCCCCGTGACGGTGACGCTTGCCGACTGA
- a CDS encoding fumarylacetoacetate hydrolase family protein → MKYLARTATGDPLLGDDEGYVPLGAVEPDAESVRDALPRAAAGTLGDVGDATADPVPAADLSFGAPLASFGKLWGIGLNYEEHAGDLDEQRPEEPASFMKPSSVLTGPGGPIRLPPESQSERVTAEAELAVVMGRTCRNVAEGEVEGVIAGFLPVIDMTAEDVLQRNPRFLTRAKSYDTFLVPGHALAVPEEPLDLEGLSVRTEVDGEVRAENEVRNMLFPPAEIVSFHSDVMTLEPGDLFSTGTPGAAPIEPGDEVRAVVEEVGVVSAPVTR, encoded by the coding sequence GTGAAGTACCTCGCACGCACGGCGACCGGCGACCCACTGCTCGGCGACGACGAGGGGTACGTCCCCCTCGGCGCGGTCGAACCGGACGCGGAGAGCGTCCGCGACGCGCTCCCCCGGGCGGCCGCGGGAACGCTCGGCGACGTGGGCGACGCGACCGCCGACCCTGTCCCCGCGGCAGACCTGTCGTTCGGCGCGCCGCTCGCGTCGTTCGGGAAGCTGTGGGGCATCGGCCTGAACTACGAGGAGCACGCCGGCGACCTCGACGAGCAGCGCCCCGAGGAGCCGGCGAGCTTCATGAAGCCGTCGTCGGTCCTGACGGGACCGGGCGGGCCGATCCGGCTCCCGCCGGAGTCGCAGAGCGAGCGGGTGACCGCCGAGGCGGAGCTGGCGGTCGTGATGGGACGGACGTGTCGGAACGTCGCCGAAGGCGAGGTCGAGGGCGTGATCGCGGGCTTCCTCCCCGTTATCGACATGACCGCGGAGGACGTGCTCCAGCGGAATCCGCGCTTCCTCACGCGGGCGAAGAGCTACGACACGTTCCTCGTGCCCGGTCACGCGCTCGCGGTGCCGGAGGAGCCGCTCGATTTAGAGGGGCTCTCGGTGCGGACCGAGGTCGACGGGGAGGTCCGGGCCGAAAACGAGGTCCGGAACATGCTGTTCCCGCCGGCGGAGATCGTCTCGTTCCACTCCGACGTGATGACGCTGGAGCCGGGCGACCTGTTCAGCACGGGGACGCCCGGCGCAGCGCCGATCGAGCCCGGCGACGAGGTGCGGGCGGTCGTCGAGGAGGTCGGGGTCGTGAGCGCGCCGGTGACGCGGTAG
- a CDS encoding cupin domain-containing protein: MRPVAFDDAESYEPDEGWRRVSMAGSDRFSFEWFEKPPGHSSPMHDHENEQVCLCLEGELTVATEDDSVTLQKNDSVLLESNEAHRVENTGDERAVGLDVFAPGRSFDFWTDREQ; the protein is encoded by the coding sequence ATGAGGCCGGTCGCGTTCGACGACGCGGAGAGCTACGAGCCGGACGAGGGCTGGCGGCGCGTCTCGATGGCCGGCAGCGACCGATTCTCCTTCGAGTGGTTCGAGAAGCCGCCGGGACACAGCTCGCCGATGCACGACCACGAGAACGAGCAGGTGTGCCTCTGTCTGGAGGGCGAACTCACGGTCGCGACCGAGGACGACTCGGTCACGCTTCAGAAGAACGACTCCGTCCTCTTAGAGTCCAACGAGGCCCACCGCGTCGAGAACACCGGCGACGAGCGCGCGGTCGGCCTCGACGTGTTCGCGCCCGGGCGCTCGTTCGACTTCTGGACGGACCGGGAGCAGTAA
- a CDS encoding SDR family oxidoreductase: MDLGIDGNAALVTASSSGLGKASAKALAREGANVVINGRDEGRLADAKSEVEAVATGEVVAHSADLTDADEIAALVEATVDEFGTIDHLVTSAGGPPSGAFLDTDDEDWQHAYDLLVMSVVRLARESYPHLKEGDGGTIVNITSRSVKEALDSLVLSNAVRMGVIGLEKTLSKEFAPEVRANAVLPGPHETSRIRDLVEAAVERGEYDSYEEGLGDWAGNPLDRIGDPMELGNTVAFLSSPKSGFVNGTALPIDGGATGANL, translated from the coding sequence ATGGACCTAGGGATCGACGGGAACGCGGCCCTCGTCACGGCGTCGTCCAGCGGACTCGGCAAGGCATCGGCGAAGGCGCTCGCGCGGGAGGGCGCGAACGTCGTCATCAACGGCCGCGACGAGGGGCGATTGGCGGACGCGAAGTCGGAGGTCGAGGCGGTCGCGACGGGCGAGGTCGTCGCCCACTCGGCCGACCTGACCGACGCCGACGAGATCGCGGCGCTCGTCGAGGCGACGGTCGACGAGTTCGGCACGATCGACCACCTCGTGACGAGCGCCGGCGGCCCGCCGTCGGGCGCGTTCCTCGACACCGACGACGAGGACTGGCAGCACGCCTACGACCTGCTCGTGATGAGCGTCGTCCGGCTGGCGCGGGAGTCGTACCCGCACCTCAAGGAGGGCGACGGCGGCACCATCGTCAACATCACGTCCCGCAGCGTGAAGGAGGCGCTCGACAGCCTCGTGCTATCGAACGCGGTCCGGATGGGCGTCATCGGGTTGGAGAAGACGCTCTCGAAGGAGTTCGCCCCGGAGGTCCGCGCCAACGCCGTCCTGCCGGGCCCCCACGAGACGAGCCGGATCCGAGACCTCGTCGAGGCGGCCGTCGAGCGCGGCGAGTACGACTCCTACGAGGAGGGGCTCGGCGACTGGGCGGGCAACCCGCTCGACCGGATCGGCGACCCGATGGAGCTCGGCAACACCGTCGCGTTCCTCTCGTCGCCGAAGTCGGGCTTCGTCAACGGCACCGCGCTGCCGATCGACGGGGGGGCGACCGGAGCGAACCTATGA
- a CDS encoding DUF362 domain-containing protein, whose protein sequence is MEFPDRSAVDDLIDPQPLPEFARVRYEPETERLDDPVGAAREAVDALDLDGLDPGATVAVGVGSRGIDRVDEVAAAVVERVAERGLDPVVVPAMGSHGGATAEGQREVLASLGITEASVGAPIDARMAAAELATVPVGDADLAVYFSEAALAADAVLVVNRVKAHTNFTGEVESGLAKMTVVGLGKQRGAKAFHSTAIAEGYVETLTAALDVIERETPIVGGIALVENFEEEIGHLEAVPVGSFLDREPELLERAYDEMPTLPVDDVDLLVVDEIGKEISGAGMDTNVIGRYRVLNAPDPETPDIDIIYVRGLTDATKGNGNGIGLADLTRRAAVDDLDLKKTYANALTSGSLAKSKLPVVAPDDEFAVRTALAALGGYNPETARVVWIRNTQDLGEYLVSEAVVDDLPEAARVLGREAVSFEGGTAVIDEPIGGGSEP, encoded by the coding sequence ATGGAGTTCCCCGATCGCTCCGCGGTCGACGACCTCATCGATCCGCAGCCGCTCCCCGAGTTCGCGCGGGTCCGGTACGAACCGGAGACGGAGCGGCTCGACGACCCGGTCGGAGCGGCGCGCGAGGCGGTGGACGCGCTGGACCTCGACGGGCTCGACCCGGGCGCGACCGTCGCCGTCGGCGTCGGCAGCCGGGGGATCGACCGCGTCGACGAGGTCGCGGCGGCGGTCGTCGAGCGGGTCGCCGAGCGCGGCCTCGACCCGGTGGTGGTGCCCGCGATGGGCAGTCACGGCGGCGCGACCGCCGAGGGGCAGCGCGAGGTGCTGGCGTCGCTCGGGATCACCGAGGCGTCCGTCGGCGCGCCCATCGACGCGCGCATGGCGGCCGCGGAGTTGGCGACGGTCCCGGTTGGCGACGCCGACCTCGCGGTGTACTTCTCGGAGGCGGCGCTCGCGGCCGACGCGGTCCTCGTCGTCAACCGCGTGAAGGCCCACACCAACTTCACCGGAGAGGTAGAGAGCGGGCTCGCGAAGATGACCGTCGTCGGGCTCGGTAAGCAGCGCGGCGCGAAGGCGTTCCACTCGACGGCGATCGCCGAGGGGTACGTCGAGACGTTGACGGCCGCGCTCGACGTCATCGAGCGCGAGACCCCGATCGTCGGCGGGATCGCGCTCGTCGAAAACTTCGAGGAGGAGATCGGACACCTGGAGGCGGTCCCCGTCGGCTCCTTCCTCGACCGCGAGCCGGAGCTGCTGGAACGGGCGTACGACGAGATGCCGACGCTGCCCGTCGACGACGTCGACCTGCTCGTCGTCGACGAGATCGGCAAGGAGATCTCGGGCGCGGGCATGGACACGAACGTCATCGGCCGCTACCGCGTGCTCAACGCGCCCGACCCGGAGACGCCCGATATCGACATCATCTACGTGCGGGGGCTCACGGACGCGACCAAGGGGAACGGGAACGGGATCGGGCTCGCCGACCTCACCCGGCGGGCGGCCGTCGACGACCTCGATCTGAAGAAGACGTACGCGAACGCGCTCACCAGCGGGTCGCTCGCGAAGTCGAAGCTCCCCGTCGTGGCACCCGACGACGAGTTCGCGGTCCGGACCGCGCTGGCCGCGCTCGGCGGGTACAACCCCGAGACGGCGCGGGTCGTCTGGATCCGCAACACGCAGGACCTCGGGGAGTACCTGGTCTCGGAGGCCGTGGTCGATGACCTCCCGGAGGCGGCGAGGGTGCTCGGCCGCGAGGCGGTGTCGTTCGAGGGCGGGACCGCGGTGATCGACGAGCCGATCGGCGGCGGATCGGAGCCCTGA
- a CDS encoding mandelate racemase/muconate lactonizing enzyme family protein has translation MRDYSGQTDTRDPDRDVRITGLDACVVEGNFEWNLIKVETDAGVTGIGEAYRGGGVPELVEYTNRFLVGENPLDVERLVRYIFQEMSGHGGTTGKVVTAASGIEIALLDAAGKILGLPVYQLLGSKYRDEVRLYCDCHAGEAYAVEDGATDYAEAEAYTPEAYAAEAARVTDMGFSALKFDLDLPADNENDPYNGRLTNAAIREKREIVAAVRDEVGRDVDLAFDCHWDYSVESAKRLAHELEEFDLMWLEDLIPPENMDAQKEVTRATRTPVATGENRFRVFELSDLIYDHGVDVVTPDPATVGGLTETMRIADRAEENYVPMSPHNVCSPVGTMACVHLGAATPNFDLLEYHALEVDWWEDLLARDEPLIEDGRIAVPETPGLGIELDTEVVEEHRLDGTAGF, from the coding sequence ATGAGAGACTACTCGGGCCAGACTGACACCCGCGACCCGGACCGAGACGTACGGATCACCGGCCTCGACGCCTGCGTCGTCGAGGGGAACTTCGAGTGGAACCTGATCAAGGTGGAGACCGACGCCGGCGTTACCGGCATCGGCGAGGCGTACCGCGGCGGCGGGGTCCCGGAACTCGTCGAGTACACGAACCGGTTCCTCGTCGGCGAGAACCCGCTCGACGTCGAGCGGCTCGTCCGCTACATCTTCCAGGAGATGTCGGGCCACGGCGGCACGACCGGCAAGGTCGTCACCGCGGCCTCCGGCATCGAGATCGCGCTGCTGGACGCGGCCGGGAAGATACTCGGACTCCCCGTCTACCAGCTGCTCGGCTCGAAGTACCGCGACGAGGTCCGGCTCTACTGCGACTGCCACGCCGGCGAGGCGTACGCGGTCGAGGACGGCGCGACCGACTACGCCGAGGCCGAGGCGTACACGCCCGAGGCGTACGCCGCGGAGGCGGCCCGGGTCACCGACATGGGCTTTTCGGCGCTGAAGTTCGACCTCGACCTCCCGGCGGACAACGAGAACGACCCGTACAACGGGCGGCTGACGAACGCCGCGATCCGGGAGAAACGCGAGATCGTCGCGGCCGTGCGCGACGAGGTCGGCCGCGACGTCGACCTCGCGTTCGACTGCCACTGGGACTACTCCGTCGAGAGCGCGAAGCGGCTGGCTCACGAGCTCGAGGAGTTCGACCTGATGTGGTTGGAGGACCTGATCCCGCCCGAAAACATGGACGCCCAGAAGGAGGTGACGAGGGCGACGCGGACGCCGGTGGCGACCGGCGAGAACCGCTTCCGCGTGTTCGAGCTGTCCGACCTGATCTACGACCACGGCGTCGACGTCGTCACCCCCGACCCGGCGACCGTCGGCGGGCTCACGGAGACGATGCGGATCGCCGACCGCGCCGAGGAGAACTACGTCCCGATGTCACCGCACAACGTCTGTAGCCCCGTCGGGACGATGGCCTGCGTCCACCTCGGTGCGGCCACGCCGAACTTCGACCTGCTGGAGTACCACGCGCTGGAGGTCGACTGGTGGGAGGACCTGCTGGCGCGCGACGAGCCCCTGATCGAGGACGGTCGCATCGCCGTGCCGGAGACGCCCGGCCTCGGGATCGAACTCGACACGGAGGTCGTCGAGGAGCACCGCCTCGACGGGACCGCCGGATTCTGA
- a CDS encoding acyl-CoA dehydrogenase family protein, with protein MLDYFDMESTLSEEERLLVDSARSFIDGEVPDMGDHWIDGTFPTELIPKMGEMGFYAPNLDGYGLPDVSERAYGLLMRELEACDSGLRSMASVQGALVMYPIHAFGSDEQKEEWLPRLGGGEAVGCFGLTEPEHGSNPSAMETMAEPDGDEYVLNGSKTWITNSPIADVAVVWAKDHGEEGTPVRGFLVETDRDGVTTNKIDEKLSLRASITGEISLQNVRVPAENRLPGVSGMKGPLSCLTQARYGIAWGAVGAAADCFEVAREYATDREQFGKPIGGFQMQQEKLAEMATQITLAQLLAHRLADLKEAGEMRPQHVSMAKRNNVRTARDQSRIAREMLGGNGITADYSPMRHMANMETVYTYEGTHDIHTLILGEDITGMQAYQ; from the coding sequence ATGCTGGATTACTTCGACATGGAGTCGACGCTGTCCGAGGAGGAGCGCCTCCTCGTCGATTCCGCCCGCTCGTTCATCGACGGCGAGGTGCCGGACATGGGAGACCACTGGATCGACGGCACGTTCCCGACGGAGCTCATCCCGAAGATGGGCGAGATGGGGTTCTACGCGCCGAACCTCGACGGCTACGGCCTGCCGGACGTGAGCGAACGGGCGTACGGCCTGTTGATGCGGGAGCTGGAGGCGTGCGACTCCGGACTCCGCTCGATGGCGAGCGTCCAGGGCGCGCTGGTGATGTACCCGATCCACGCGTTCGGTAGCGACGAGCAGAAGGAGGAGTGGCTACCGCGACTCGGCGGGGGCGAGGCGGTCGGCTGCTTCGGGCTCACCGAGCCGGAACACGGGTCGAACCCCTCGGCGATGGAGACGATGGCCGAGCCGGACGGCGACGAGTACGTCCTGAACGGCTCGAAGACGTGGATCACGAACTCCCCGATCGCCGACGTCGCGGTCGTGTGGGCGAAGGACCACGGCGAGGAGGGGACGCCCGTCCGCGGGTTCCTCGTCGAGACGGACCGCGACGGCGTCACGACGAACAAGATCGACGAGAAGCTCAGCCTCCGGGCGTCGATCACGGGCGAGATCAGCCTCCAGAACGTCCGCGTCCCGGCCGAGAACCGGCTCCCCGGCGTCTCCGGGATGAAGGGCCCGCTGTCGTGTCTCACGCAGGCCCGCTACGGCATCGCGTGGGGCGCGGTCGGCGCGGCCGCGGACTGCTTCGAGGTCGCCCGCGAGTACGCCACCGACCGCGAGCAGTTCGGCAAGCCGATCGGCGGCTTCCAGATGCAACAGGAGAAGCTCGCGGAGATGGCGACGCAGATCACGCTCGCGCAGCTGCTCGCCCACCGGCTCGCCGACCTGAAGGAGGCGGGCGAGATGCGGCCGCAACACGTCTCGATGGCCAAGCGGAACAACGTCCGGACCGCCCGCGACCAGTCGCGGATCGCCCGCGAGATGCTCGGCGGCAACGGGATCACCGCCGACTACTCGCCGATGCGCCACATGGCGAACATGGAGACGGTGTACACCTACGAGGGCACCCACGACATCCACACGCTGATCCTCGGCGAGGACATCACCGGGATGCAGGCGTACCAGTAA
- a CDS encoding DUF7118 family protein, producing MADGDGGAGSARTARDDAESDADDPVAEAGEAAARLRERYDELRRIESRIDGYGRDRVEAAADAYRLAHRVLDRYEEDAVGSGDFESYVRFRGEFGEAVDVGDEVPAGDAFEAADEAVDKRRLSEGDIAAAREALEPAGEFVDLLEAYDDAVDDYRAARKAAREARKRLESRLDELREVAEMADADLDADLALLRDPIEAYDEAVREAFREFFKSTSAREVFEFLDRADGTPFVDVDVPPTDLAEYVETHAAGEEPPATLLEYADYTNSKLEHYVDDPGALRTAVAVHRTYLERLGGEPLTLDWPPKPGDELAYEIDELVPLVGRIADDEVVATLREVRELARSDEYERLRRAAEVRHTLGDDDLSLIERDEAAERVETAEETLSVVGDVLAETERE from the coding sequence ATGGCGGACGGGGACGGCGGGGCGGGGAGCGCCCGGACCGCCCGCGACGACGCCGAGAGCGACGCCGACGACCCCGTCGCCGAGGCGGGGGAGGCGGCCGCGCGGCTCCGCGAGCGCTACGACGAGCTCCGGCGGATCGAATCGCGGATCGACGGGTACGGCCGCGACCGGGTCGAGGCCGCCGCGGACGCCTACCGGCTGGCGCACCGCGTCCTCGACCGCTACGAGGAGGACGCGGTGGGCTCCGGCGACTTCGAGTCGTACGTCCGGTTCCGCGGCGAGTTCGGCGAGGCGGTCGACGTCGGCGACGAGGTCCCCGCCGGCGACGCCTTCGAGGCGGCCGACGAGGCGGTGGACAAGCGCCGGCTCTCCGAGGGGGACATCGCCGCCGCCCGGGAAGCGCTGGAGCCGGCCGGGGAGTTCGTCGACCTCCTTGAGGCGTACGACGACGCGGTCGACGACTACCGGGCGGCCCGGAAGGCGGCCCGCGAGGCCCGGAAGCGCCTCGAGTCGCGGCTCGACGAGCTCCGCGAGGTCGCCGAGATGGCCGACGCCGACCTCGACGCCGACCTCGCTCTCCTCCGCGATCCGATCGAGGCGTACGACGAGGCGGTCCGCGAGGCGTTCCGCGAGTTCTTCAAGTCGACGTCCGCCCGGGAGGTGTTCGAGTTCCTCGACCGCGCCGACGGGACGCCGTTCGTCGACGTCGACGTGCCGCCGACGGACCTCGCGGAGTACGTCGAGACGCACGCCGCCGGCGAGGAGCCGCCGGCGACGCTGCTGGAGTACGCCGACTACACGAACTCCAAGCTGGAGCACTACGTCGACGACCCGGGGGCGCTCCGCACCGCGGTCGCGGTCCACCGGACCTACCTCGAACGGCTCGGCGGCGAGCCGCTGACGCTCGACTGGCCGCCGAAGCCGGGCGACGAGCTCGCCTACGAAATCGACGAGCTGGTCCCGCTCGTCGGGCGGATCGCCGACGACGAGGTCGTCGCGACGCTGCGCGAGGTGCGCGAACTCGCGCGGAGCGACGAGTACGAGCGGCTCCGCCGCGCGGCCGAGGTGCGCCACACGCTCGGTGACGACGATCTGTCGCTGATCGAGCGCGACGAGGCCGCAGAGCGGGTCGAAACGGCCGAGGAGACGCTTTCCGTCGTCGGCGACGTGCTGGCGGAGACGGAGCGGGAGTGA
- the hisI gene encoding phosphoribosyl-AMP cyclohydrolase: protein MSDADAEAEPIDVDFGEDGLVPAVAQDADSGEVLMLAYVSPEALARTRETGEAHYYSRSREELWHKGGSSGHTQSVREVRVDCDADTLLYLVEQTGGACHTGHRSCFHRTIDGENVGERVFDPDEVY, encoded by the coding sequence ATGAGTGACGCCGACGCGGAGGCCGAGCCGATCGACGTCGACTTCGGCGAGGACGGGCTGGTGCCGGCGGTCGCGCAGGACGCCGACTCCGGCGAAGTGCTAATGTTGGCGTACGTCTCGCCCGAGGCCTTAGCGCGCACCCGCGAGACCGGCGAGGCCCACTACTACTCCCGGTCCCGCGAGGAGCTGTGGCACAAGGGCGGCTCCTCGGGCCACACCCAGTCGGTCCGGGAGGTCCGGGTTGACTGCGACGCCGACACCCTGCTGTACCTCGTCGAGCAGACGGGCGGGGCCTGCCACACCGGCCACCGGTCGTGTTTCCACCGGACGATAGACGGCGAGAACGTCGGCGAGCGCGTCTTCGACCCCGACGAGGTGTACTGA
- a CDS encoding GNAT family N-acetyltransferase: MAGDDADRDSGSGPDDSGSRPDDSDPRVRPGRPGDADRIRELQSHLRQPSPDLLEYGLAVGAARVSVADGRVVGYLLPVDGPNRRGVHLAELVVAPAFRREGRGRALLRAAIADADGPVTLQAHPDNDAALALYESLGFEVVERRPDAYADGDALVLRRDPDA, translated from the coding sequence ATGGCGGGCGACGACGCGGACCGCGACTCCGGATCCGGACCCGACGACTCCGGATCCAGACCCGACGACTCCGACCCCCGAGTCCGCCCCGGTCGGCCCGGCGACGCCGACCGGATCCGCGAGCTCCAGTCGCACCTCCGGCAGCCGAGCCCGGACCTCTTGGAGTACGGGCTCGCGGTGGGGGCCGCCCGCGTGAGCGTCGCGGACGGCCGCGTCGTCGGCTATCTGCTCCCGGTCGACGGCCCGAACCGCCGCGGGGTCCACCTCGCGGAGCTGGTCGTCGCGCCCGCGTTCAGGCGCGAGGGACGGGGGCGCGCGCTGCTGCGCGCGGCGATCGCCGACGCCGACGGCCCGGTGACGCTTCAGGCCCACCCCGACAACGACGCCGCGCTCGCGCTGTACGAGTCGCTCGGCTTCGAGGTCGTCGAGCGGCGACCGGACGCGTACGCCGACGGCGACGCGCTCGTCCTGCGGCGCGACCCGGACGCGTAG
- a CDS encoding DUF92 domain-containing protein, translating into MIRRVRRESVFAVVAALAALAPTLGDAAAVPFFAVAGAAFFGVRDGELFETLALPGDREEERLYGLVSFALAGAGLALFASLPRAFGRVPLPYEAFAAATLAVAAGRLGRTLLSRETSDEFTLVAGYVAAGTAAALAGQVAVRLQTGAPVDGATVPLLTFLAAAAALTAALVRSLVFSRDAHITSVLVAFATWGFLALEPTVGAPLIAVGLAVTGALGYVSFAIGTASVAGMLTGVVSALLAVVLGGVGWFLTLMSFYAIGGLASKYRFDEKAERGVAQENEGARGTGNVLANSAVALAAVVGYAAAPHLALPAAPLGFLFAGATATAMADTLSSEIGGLFDGPRLVTTLRRVEPGTDGAITWQGELAGLVGALLVGALAAVGAPLFDPVVSGGVAAGGAVVAAGVAGMTVDSLLGALIEGDRVGNQAVNFLATLAGGAVAVALWAVV; encoded by the coding sequence GTGATACGGAGGGTCCGACGCGAGAGTGTCTTCGCCGTGGTGGCTGCCCTCGCGGCCCTCGCACCGACGCTCGGCGACGCCGCCGCGGTGCCCTTCTTCGCCGTCGCCGGGGCCGCCTTCTTCGGCGTCCGCGACGGCGAACTGTTCGAGACGCTCGCCCTCCCGGGCGACCGCGAGGAAGAACGCCTCTACGGGCTCGTCTCCTTCGCGCTCGCCGGCGCGGGGCTCGCCCTCTTCGCGTCGCTGCCGCGCGCGTTCGGGCGCGTCCCGCTTCCGTACGAGGCGTTCGCGGCCGCGACGCTCGCGGTCGCCGCCGGCCGCCTCGGCCGGACGCTCCTCTCCCGCGAGACGAGCGACGAGTTCACGCTCGTCGCCGGCTACGTCGCCGCCGGGACGGCCGCCGCCCTCGCCGGGCAGGTCGCGGTCCGCCTCCAGACCGGCGCGCCGGTCGACGGCGCGACGGTCCCGCTCTTGACGTTCCTCGCGGCGGCGGCCGCGCTGACGGCCGCGCTCGTCCGCTCGCTGGTGTTCTCGCGGGACGCCCACATCACCAGCGTCCTCGTCGCGTTCGCGACGTGGGGGTTCCTCGCCTTGGAGCCGACCGTCGGCGCGCCGCTCATCGCCGTCGGCCTCGCGGTGACGGGCGCGCTCGGCTACGTCTCGTTCGCCATCGGCACCGCCTCGGTGGCGGGGATGCTCACGGGCGTCGTCTCGGCGCTGCTCGCGGTCGTCCTCGGCGGCGTCGGCTGGTTCCTCACGCTCATGTCCTTCTACGCGATCGGCGGGCTGGCCTCGAAGTACCGGTTCGACGAGAAGGCGGAACGCGGGGTCGCACAGGAGAACGAGGGCGCGCGCGGCACCGGCAACGTGCTGGCGAACTCCGCGGTCGCGCTCGCGGCGGTCGTCGGCTACGCGGCCGCGCCCCACCTCGCGCTCCCGGCCGCCCCGCTCGGCTTCCTGTTCGCCGGCGCGACGGCGACCGCGATGGCCGACACCCTCTCGTCGGAGATCGGCGGCCTCTTCGACGGGCCGCGGCTGGTGACGACGCTCCGGCGCGTCGAGCCGGGCACCGACGGCGCGATCACCTGGCAGGGCGAACTGGCCGGGCTCGTCGGCGCGCTGCTCGTCGGCGCGCTCGCCGCCGTCGGAGCCCCCCTCTTCGACCCGGTCGTCTCCGGAGGCGTCGCCGCCGGCGGGGCCGTCGTCGCCGCGGGCGTCGCCGGGATGACCGTCGACAGCCTTCTCGGGGCCCTGATCGAGGGCGATCGGGTCGGCAATCAGGCCGTGAACTTCCTCGCGACGCTCGCCGGCGGGGCCGTCGCCGTCGCGCTCTGGGCGGTGGTGTGA